One Natrinema longum genomic window, CGGGAACTTTGCGGGAGACGATCCTGTACTCCGTCTCGAACGACGGCGGTTCGACGTGCAGGTACAGACACCGCCGCTTGAGTGCGTCGCTGAGCCCGCGGGTCCGATTCGACGTGAGGACGACGATCGGCGGGTTGTCCGCACTGATCGTCCCCAGTTCCGGAATCGACACCTGATAGTCCGAGAGGAGTTCGAGCAGGAACGCCTCGAACGCCTCGTCCGCCCGGTCGATCTCGTCGATCAACAACACCGGCGATCGGTCCTCGCCGGCGGTGAGCGCCCGCAAGAGCGGTCGCTCGAGCAGGAACTCGTCGTCGAACACGGACCGGGGACCGTCGGTTTCGGCGTCGGGTTCCGACGGGGACACCCCGCCCGTAGATGCCACGGATCCGGAGCCCGCGCCGGCTCCACCGGCGACGGTTCCTTCGTTCGATTGGACCGCGAGCAGCTGTTTCGTGTAGTTCCACTCGTACAGTGCGTTCTCGGCGGTGAGCCCCTCGTAACACTGGAGTCGAATCAGCTCCGTGTCGAACCCCTCCGCGAGTACCTTGCCGAGTTCGGTCTTGCCGCTGCCGGGCGGCCCTTCCACCAGTAGCGGCCGGCCCAGTTGAAGCGCGAGCTGGACGGTCGTGATCACGCGGTCGTCCGCGACGTAGTTTTGCCGCTCGAATCGCTCCCTGATTCCCGACTCGGATATCGCCTCGACCGGGAGGACCGGATTCTCTCTCGTCATGTGGATTCTAGTACCCCATTATCAGTCGACGCGAGATAGTCGTCCGGGTCGTTCCGAAACGAGTCCGCACAGCCGGGACAACAGAAGTAGTAGGTCGTCCCGTCGTGGGCGACGCTCGGAGCCCCGTCCGGATCGACGGTCATGCCACACACGGGGTCGACGACCGATTCGTCGTCGGGTTCGGCCGCCGACTCCGTCTCCGGATCGGGGTCGGTGGTATCCGTCGTCTCCGTTCCAGCCCTCGATTCGGCCGTCGAATCGGCTCCTGCCGTAGCCCGTCCGGTAGCGGCGCGCACCTCGACCAGTTCGGCGAGTAGGCTCGTCGCCAGCTCGGCCGCGGTCCCGGCCGAGATGTCGACGCCTGCCGGGTTCGTGACCCCCTCACGGACGACTGCCGGATCGTGCTCGAGCAGTCCTGCGGCCCGCTCGACGACCTCGTCGGCGCGAGCCTCGCTCGCGACGAGCCCGACGTACGGCGCGTCCGCCAGCATCCCGGCGGCGACGCCCCGGGCGTCGTACTCGCCCATCGAGGCCACGACGACGAACGGCCCCGTACCGACCGCATCGGCGATTTCGTCCGGCTCGAGCGTAGCGACGACGGTCGTCCCATCCGGGAGGTCGGCGTCCGCGCCGTCGGGGTCGACGATCGTCACGTCGACGGCGAGTTCGGTCGCCAGCCTGACCAGCGAGTGGGCGATCGGCGACCCGCCGACCACGAGGAGTTCCCTCGTCGGGAGTACCGGCTCGATGAACACCTCGAGAGTCCCCTCGCTGTGGCACAACATCGGGAACGCCGCGAGTCCGGGTCGATCGATCGCGTCGGGATCGGGTGCGAGACCGATCAACTGTGGGTCGCCGTCGGCGATCGCGGCCTGGGCCTCGCTGACGACGCGGGACTGTGCACAGGAGACGCCGCCGATCCAGCCGTGAATGTCGCCGTCGGCAGTGACGAGCGCGTGATCGCCGACGGTGGCGGAAACCGGCGGTTCGCGGCGAACGACGGTCGCTCGAGCGTACGGCTCCTCGCGGGCCTGCAGGGCCCGCTCTCGCTCGGCGAGCTCCCCGTCGGTCGCTGTGGCTGATCGATCGGACGTCTCGGTCTCGTCGCCGTCTACTGGTGTGTCTGCGGTCATTTCGGTGGAATCATATCCGCGTGCGCTCCCCTGCAGCGGGCGTGAGATGCACCCGGTTCCGATCGAGGGGGACGCGAGACGTCCCCGTTCGCGGTCGATCCGCGCGGTCGTCGTCGGACACGCAGCGTCCCGGTCGATCGGCACGGGCGTCGTTCGACACGCCGGGTCGCGGTCGGACGACGCTCAGTCGTCCGCCGTCCCGTCGCTTCGCTGTCCATCGAACTCGAGTGCGATGTTGTCGGCGGGGTCCATCGCGAGTCCCGCTTCGTCGAGTTTCTCCCAGACCGTGTCGGGCGTCATCGGCATCTCGACGTGGCTGATCCCGCCGTGGGACATCGCGTCGACGACGGCGTTGACGATCGCCGGCGGCGAGCCGACCGTCGGCGACTCCCCGACCCCTTTCGCCCCGATCGGGTGGTGGGGCGACGGCGTGACGGTGTGTCCCGTCTCGAACTCGGGGATCTCCATGGACGTCGGCAGCAGGTAGTTCATGAAGTCGCCGCCGGTGACGTTGCCGTTGTCGTCGAACGTGACGTGTTCGAGCATCGCCGTCCCGATCCCCTGGGCGAGTCCGCCGTGGATCTGGCCCTCGATGATCATCGGGTTGATGCGGTTGCCACAGTCGTCGACGGCCACGAACTTCTCGAACTCGACCTCGCCGGTCTCGCGGTCGACCTCGACGATCACGATGTACGAGCCGAACGGATACGTCATTTCGGGTGGATCGTAGTAGTTGACCGCCTCGAGGCCGGGTTCCTCGCTCGAGGGGTGGTTCATGTACGCGCCGGCGGCGATCTCGGTGATCGTGATCGAGCGATCGGGCGCGCCGGCGACGTGGAACTCCCCGCTCTCGCGGTCCCAGTCGATGTCCTCCTCGGCGGCCTCGAGTTCGTTGGCCGCGATGGCTTTCGCCTTCTCGCGGACCTTCCGGGAGGCGACGGCGGCCGCCGCGCCGGCGACCGGCGTACTCCGGGAGCCGTAGGTCCCGAGGCCGTAGGGATCGGTGTCGGTGTCGCCGTGCTCGACGGTGATGTCGTCGACGTCCATCCCGAGTTCCTCGGCGACGATCTGTGCGAACGTCGTCTCGTGGCCCTGTCCCTGCGTCTGGACGCCCACCCGGACGGTGGCGTTCCCGGTCGGGTGGACCCGGATCTCCGCGGAGTCGAACATCTCGACGCCCGCGATGTCACAGGACTTGCCGGGGCCGGCCCCGACCACTTCGGTAAAGGAGGAGACCCCGATACCCAGCAGTTTGTCGGCATCCTCCTCGATCCGGCGCTGTTGTTCCTCGCGGTAGCTCTCGTAGTCGGCCATCTCGAGGGCCTTGTCCAGGGCCTTCTCGTAGTCGCCGGAGTCGTAGTTCCACCCGGTCGCGCTCTCGTAGGGGAACTGCTCGGGCTGGATGAAGTTCTTCCGCCGGATCTCGGCGGGGTCCATATCGAGTTCGTCCGCGAGGACTTTCACCATCCGCTCGATGAGGTAGACCGCCTCCGTCACGCGGAACGAGCAGCGATAGGCCACCCCGCCCGGCGCGGTGTTGGTGTAGGCCGCCGTCAGCGTGCCGTAGGCGGTGTCGATGTCGTAGGACCCGGTGAAGATGTTGAAGAAGCCGGCGGGGAACTTCGAGGGCTGGGCGACGGCGTTGAACGCACCGTGGTCGGCCAGCACGTCGGTTCGGACCGCCTGGATCTCGCCGTCCTCGGTGGCGGCGAGCTCGCCGGTCATGTCGTAGTCCCGGGCGAACCCGGTCGACTGGATGTTCTCCGAGCGCTCCTCGACCCACTTGACCGGCTCCTCGAGGACGTACGACGCCGCCGCGGCGACGACGTAACCGGGGTAGATCGGCACCTTGTTGCCGAAGCCGCCCCCGACGTCCGGGCTGACGATCCGGATCTTGTGTTCGGGGATCCCCGAGACCTGCGCGAACAGCGTCCGGTGGATGTGTGGTGCCTGCGAGGTCATGTGGACCGTCAGTTTGTCCTTGCCGGGATCGTAGTCCCCGACCGCACCGCAGGTCTCGATCGGTGCGGGGTGGAGCCGCTGATAGAGCATGTCCTCTTTGACCGTGACGTCGGCCTCTTCGAAGGCCTCGGCCGTCGCTTCCTCGTCGCCGGTCTCCCAGTCGAGACAGTGGTTGTCCTCCTTGCCCTCGATGTCGTCCCTGATCACCGGCGCGTCCTCCTCGAGTGCGTTCTCCGCGCCGATGACCGGGTCGAGGACGTCGTAGTCGACGACGACCTTCTCGGCCCCGTCTTTGGCCGTGTACCGGTCGGTCGCGATGACGGCGGCGACCTCCTGGGACTGGAACTTCACCTTGTCGTTGACCAGGACGTCCTGCGTGTCGTCCATCAGCGTCGGCATCGTCGCGAGGTCGTGCTCGAGCAGGTCCTCGGCGGTGAGGACGGCGACGACGCCGTCGACGGAAAGCGCTCGCGACTTGTCGATGTCCTCGATCCGGGCGTGGGCGTGGGGACTGCGGACGATCTCGCAGTGGAGCATCCCCGGCTTCTTGATGTCGTCGACGTAGTTGCCCCGGCCGGTGATGAAGCGCTGGTCTTCCTTTCGTTTGACCTCCTCGCCCATCCCGCCGCGGCCGTGGCCGCAGTGTTTCTCGGGCTGTGGGCCGCCGTCTTCGGCCTCCGCGAACCGTTCGGAGTCGCTGCTCATTCGCTCTCACCCCCGGCGATCGAGTCGTGATCGCGATCGGTCATCGGTCCGCCACAGCAGTTCTCGACGCCACAGTCGAACTCGCCGTCCGCGTCGGTCATCTCGGCGGGCGTGATCGTCGAGCCGTCGGCGTCCGTGACGACCCCGCCGTCCGCGGCCGCGATCTCTCCCGCCTCGAGTTCCTCGGCGGCGTACTCGATCGAGCGGACGATGTTCTGGTAGCCCGTACACCGACAGAGGTTGCCGCTGATCGCCTCGCGGATCTCCTCTTCGCTCGGGTCCGGGTTCTCGTCGAGCAGTGCCTTGCCGGACATGAGCATCCCGGGCGTGCAGTAGCCACACTGCAGGCCGTGTTCCTCGCGGAACCCCTCCTGGAGCGGGTGCAGGTCCTCGCCGGCTTCCGGGAGGTCCTCCATTCCCTCGACGGTCATGAGTTCGCTCCCGTCGGCCTGCGTCGCGAACATGAGACAGGACTTGATCGGCTCGCCGTCCTTGAGGACGGTACAGGCCCCGCAGTTCCCGGTGTCACAGCCGATGTGAGTACCGGTCAGGTCCAGTTCCTCCCTGATCGCGTGGACGAGCAGCTGTCGCGGCTCGACGTCGATCGTGTGTTCGGTGCCGTTGACCGTCAGCGTGATTTCGCGCGTGTCTGTCACTGTGATACCCTCCGTTTGACCAGTCCCGCGCGTTCGGCGGCGTCGCCGAGCGCGCGCTGGGTGAGGACGTTTACCATGCGTTCCTTGTAGCCCGCGTCGCCGTGTTCGTCCGATTCGGGGTTGGACTGCTCGGCCGCCAGCTCCCCGGCGCGTTTGAACACCTCGCTGCCGGGCCGCTCGCCCTCGAGGTGGTCCTCGGCGTCGGTCGCCCGGACGTTCGTGATGTCGACGGCCGTGAGCCCGATGGCGGCGTTCTCGATTCGGCCGTCCTCGTCGAGGACGAGCCGTGCGGCCGAGCCGGCCATCGCGTAGTCGCCGACCTTCCGTTTGAGCTTGTGGTAGGCACTGCCCTCGCGTGGGGCCGGCGTCGGGACCCGGATCTCGGTGATGAGCTCGTTCTCGTCGAGGGTCGTATCGTAGGGCAGCAGGAAGAAGTCCTCGGCGGGGATGACTCGCTCGCCGTCCGGACCCTGCGCGACGACCTCGCCCTCGTGTGCGAGCACCACGCTACCCCAGTCGCCTTTCGGATCCGCCTGTGCGATCGCGCCGGCGACCGTGCCGCGGTTTCGAATCTGTGGATCCGCGACCAGCGGTGCCGTATCGGCGAAGCTGCCGTACCGCTCGTCGATCAGCGCCGACTCCTCGACGTCGGCGTGACGTGTGAGCGCACCGATCCGGAGCCAGCCGTCCTCCTCCTCGAGGTAGTCGAGCCCGTCGATGCAGTTGATGTCGATGACCGTTTCCGGCACGGCGAGCCGGAACCGGAGCATCGGCACCATGCTCTGTCCGCCCGCCAGGATCGCCCGGTCGTCCAGGCTCTCGAGCAGGCTCACGGCTTCCTCGACGGTATCGGGCTCGTGGGTCTCGAACTGTGCCGCTTTCATAACATGCCACGGATCCGGTCCGTGATGCCCGAATCCGTCTCGTCGACGTCGCTCATCTGTTTCTCGATGTCGCTGAAGAAGTTGTTCACGATCTTGTTGGCGACGGGGTTGATGACTCGCGAGCCGAGTTGGGCGATCCGACCCGAAATGTCGGCCTCGGTCCACCACTCGATGCGGGACCCCTCCCCGTCCTCGAGGGGGTGGATGTGCATTCCCGAATCCATGCTGAAGCTACTCCCGCTGGCGGTCCCGGTACCGGTCGCGGTCATGATGAACTCCTCCTCGTCGCGTTCCTGAATCGTCACCGACGTCTCGAAGCGGGGCTTGACGCTTCCGACGCCGACCTGCATCAGCGCGGCGTACTCCTGGCCCTCGACGAACGCCCGCGCGGCGACGGCCT contains:
- a CDS encoding AAA family ATPase, producing MTRENPVLPVEAISESGIRERFERQNYVADDRVITTVQLALQLGRPLLVEGPPGSGKTELGKVLAEGFDTELIRLQCYEGLTAENALYEWNYTKQLLAVQSNEGTVAGGAGAGSGSVASTGGVSPSEPDAETDGPRSVFDDEFLLERPLLRALTAGEDRSPVLLIDEIDRADEAFEAFLLELLSDYQVSIPELGTISADNPPIVVLTSNRTRGLSDALKRRCLYLHVEPPSFETEYRIVSRKVPELDAAIAAEVCAVVERLREESFLKQPGVAETLDWARAIAALRSEGDADALSTAEIERTIGCLLKEVQDVTRVDTALLEQLEAAAAAADERVDSTDT
- a CDS encoding CoxG family protein, which codes for MEFDGEFELEDVPPEKAWVVLSDPIAVRNSLKGCQYITPMDDDFSYDDYEADEDAETLPDADPEAVAARAFVEGQEYAALMQVGVGSVKPRFETSVTIQERDEEEFIMTATGTGTASGSSFSMDSGMHIHPLEDGEGSRIEWWTEADISGRIAQLGSRVINPVANKIVNNFFSDIEKQMSDVDETDSGITDRIRGML
- a CDS encoding (2Fe-2S)-binding protein; this translates as MTDTREITLTVNGTEHTIDVEPRQLLVHAIREELDLTGTHIGCDTGNCGACTVLKDGEPIKSCLMFATQADGSELMTVEGMEDLPEAGEDLHPLQEGFREEHGLQCGYCTPGMLMSGKALLDENPDPSEEEIREAISGNLCRCTGYQNIVRSIEYAAEELEAGEIAAADGGVVTDADGSTITPAEMTDADGEFDCGVENCCGGPMTDRDHDSIAGGESE
- a CDS encoding XdhC family protein; translated protein: MTADTPVDGDETETSDRSATATDGELAERERALQAREEPYARATVVRREPPVSATVGDHALVTADGDIHGWIGGVSCAQSRVVSEAQAAIADGDPQLIGLAPDPDAIDRPGLAAFPMLCHSEGTLEVFIEPVLPTRELLVVGGSPIAHSLVRLATELAVDVTIVDPDGADADLPDGTTVVATLEPDEIADAVGTGPFVVVASMGEYDARGVAAGMLADAPYVGLVASEARADEVVERAAGLLEHDPAVVREGVTNPAGVDISAGTAAELATSLLAELVEVRAATGRATAGADSTAESRAGTETTDTTDPDPETESAAEPDDESVVDPVCGMTVDPDGAPSVAHDGTTYYFCCPGCADSFRNDPDDYLASTDNGVLEST
- a CDS encoding aerobic carbon-monoxide dehydrogenase large subunit → MSSDSERFAEAEDGGPQPEKHCGHGRGGMGEEVKRKEDQRFITGRGNYVDDIKKPGMLHCEIVRSPHAHARIEDIDKSRALSVDGVVAVLTAEDLLEHDLATMPTLMDDTQDVLVNDKVKFQSQEVAAVIATDRYTAKDGAEKVVVDYDVLDPVIGAENALEEDAPVIRDDIEGKEDNHCLDWETGDEEATAEAFEEADVTVKEDMLYQRLHPAPIETCGAVGDYDPGKDKLTVHMTSQAPHIHRTLFAQVSGIPEHKIRIVSPDVGGGFGNKVPIYPGYVVAAAASYVLEEPVKWVEERSENIQSTGFARDYDMTGELAATEDGEIQAVRTDVLADHGAFNAVAQPSKFPAGFFNIFTGSYDIDTAYGTLTAAYTNTAPGGVAYRCSFRVTEAVYLIERMVKVLADELDMDPAEIRRKNFIQPEQFPYESATGWNYDSGDYEKALDKALEMADYESYREEQQRRIEEDADKLLGIGVSSFTEVVGAGPGKSCDIAGVEMFDSAEIRVHPTGNATVRVGVQTQGQGHETTFAQIVAEELGMDVDDITVEHGDTDTDPYGLGTYGSRSTPVAGAAAAVASRKVREKAKAIAANELEAAEEDIDWDRESGEFHVAGAPDRSITITEIAAGAYMNHPSSEEPGLEAVNYYDPPEMTYPFGSYIVIVEVDRETGEVEFEKFVAVDDCGNRINPMIIEGQIHGGLAQGIGTAMLEHVTFDDNGNVTGGDFMNYLLPTSMEIPEFETGHTVTPSPHHPIGAKGVGESPTVGSPPAIVNAVVDAMSHGGISHVEMPMTPDTVWEKLDEAGLAMDPADNIALEFDGQRSDGTADD
- a CDS encoding FAD binding domain-containing protein; this translates as MKAAQFETHEPDTVEEAVSLLESLDDRAILAGGQSMVPMLRFRLAVPETVIDINCIDGLDYLEEEDGWLRIGALTRHADVEESALIDERYGSFADTAPLVADPQIRNRGTVAGAIAQADPKGDWGSVVLAHEGEVVAQGPDGERVIPAEDFFLLPYDTTLDENELITEIRVPTPAPREGSAYHKLKRKVGDYAMAGSAARLVLDEDGRIENAAIGLTAVDITNVRATDAEDHLEGERPGSEVFKRAGELAAEQSNPESDEHGDAGYKERMVNVLTQRALGDAAERAGLVKRRVSQ